Proteins encoded in a region of the Planococcus shixiaomingii genome:
- a CDS encoding DNA-binding protein yields the protein MNQKDGALETELPKGIGKPAERALAAAGYKRLEQFTRVSEADILKLHGVGPKALGLIRQALVEKGLAFNEKQ from the coding sequence ATGAACCAAAAGGATGGCGCCTTAGAAACGGAGCTGCCAAAGGGTATAGGAAAACCGGCTGAGCGGGCACTTGCAGCCGCCGGTTACAAACGGCTTGAGCAGTTTACCCGCGTCAGTGAGGCTGACATTCTGAAACTTCACGGCGTAGGCCCAAAAGCGCTTGGACTTATCCGTCAGGCGCTTGTTGAAAAAGGATTAGCGTTTAATGAGAAGCAGTAA